Genomic window (bacterium):
TGACGGAATCGCTTCTCTGCAGACGGCACACGTTTCTTCACGCTTTTCGTGCCGCGAAGATCCGCAACTGGGAGTACGTTTCCGAAAACTCGAATATCGGCTGATCGTTCCCGCGTGAACGCGAGCACCCGCTACCACAAAGCCCGAAGGATTTCCTTCGGGCTTCGTGTCGCTTGTAAGTCGCTTCTATGCTTTGAGACCAAACTGCCGCAGCAATGGCGGCTGGGCCAGTAGATCGCTCGTTTCGCCCGACCAGGCGAGACGTCCCTCCACGAGTACTCTTGCACGTCCTCCGATATCGCGCATGAAATCCACGTCATGCGTGACAATAATCAATATCCGATCGGGCTGCACGCATTGTCGCACAAGATCAATCATACGCTCGTGGAAGTGCCAATCCAAACCGATGGTGGGTTCATCCAACACCAGCACCTGCGGCTCGCGTGCCACCTGCAACACCGTCGCCACCAATCGCCCGTAACCCTCCGAGAGATGAAAGGGATGTGTGTCGGCGATTTGGGGGAACGGTATACCGATACGTTCAAGATAGGAAACGGCGGTGCCGTTTCGGGAAGGACCCACGACCTGCGCAAACTCGATCCGAACCGAATCCTCGAAGAAAATATTTTCGGGGAACTGAAAGACATAGGCGGTTTCGCTCCGGCGCTCGGATACGGGA
Coding sequences:
- a CDS encoding energy-coupling factor ABC transporter ATP-binding protein, coding for MSGLIATELSYAWHLRREVVPALRDFGATFECGVPHLICGPSGSGKTTLSLLLAGLLKPDSGSVSLDGTPVSERRSETAYVFQFPENIFFEDSVRIEFAQVVGPSRNGTAVSYLERIGIPFPQIADTHPFHLSEGYGRLVATVLQVAREPQVLVLDEPTIGLDWHFHERMIDLVRQCVQPDRILIIVTHDVDFMRDIGGRARVLVEGRLAWSGETSDLLAQPPLLRQFGLKA